From a single Falco peregrinus isolate bFalPer1 chromosome 10, bFalPer1.pri, whole genome shotgun sequence genomic region:
- the CMPK1 gene encoding UMP-CMP kinase, producing the protein MKPVVVFVLGGPGAGKGTQCARIVEKYGYTHLSAGDLLRDERKRPGSQYGELIENYIKEGEIVPVEITISLLKRAMDQTMAANSQKNKFLIDGFPRNEDNLQGWNKTMDGKADVSFVLFFDCDNEICIDRCLERGKSSGRSDDNRESLEKRIHTYLQSTKPIIDLYERMGKVRKVDASKSVDEVFEKVVQIFDKEG; encoded by the exons ATGAAGCCTGTTGTCGTCTTCGTCCTCGGCGGGCCTGGGGCGGGCAAGGGGACGCAGTGCGCTCGCATCGTGGAG AAATACGGGTACACGCACCTTTCTGCTGGTGACCTCCTTCGGGATGAACGAAAAAGGCCAGGCTCACAGTATGGAGAACTCATTGAGAACTACATTAAGGAAGGGGAAATTGTACCAGTTGAAATAACAATCAGCTTGCTGAAGAGG GCTATGGATCAAACAATGGCTGCCAATTCCCAGAAGAACAAGTTCTTGATTGATGGATTTCCCAGGAATGAAGATAATCTTCAAGGCTGGAATAAGACTATGGATGGAAAGGCGGatgtttcttttgttctgttttttgaTTGTGACAATGAG ATATGTATTGACCGCTGTCTTGAAAGAGGCAAGAGCAGTGGTAGAAGTGATGATAATCGGGAGAGTCTGGAAAAGAG AATTCATACATATCTCCAGTCTACTAAGCCTATAATAGATTTGTATGAGAGAATGGGAAAAGTCAGAAAAGTGGATGCCTCTAAATCTGTTGATGAA gtttttgaaaAAGTTGTACAAATTTTTGACAAAGAAGGCTAA